From the genome of Branchiostoma floridae strain S238N-H82 chromosome 8, Bfl_VNyyK, whole genome shotgun sequence:
cagtttatCTCCTTGGTTGTCatacatttggaaataaaaatgtagctaccgtaaatgcatttaagtttgcggtagcgggaaaaaggactttttcgCAGTGATTTTAAGTTTGCACTGTGCAATgtggtctcttactgccatggaaaaatgtttgcagtggttttaagttcgcagtgaagctgccaccatgaaaactgcgaacatttcaCCAGcacaaagtttctgcatttacagtacctgtcaAGATAAAAACAGAAGACTGGGAAGAAAACTTGCACCTTACTACATGAGCATTCACTCGCAGGAGGAAAGAAAAAACATTCTTGTGTGCAGAAAATCACAGTAGAACATAGGAGCATGACCTTACCTGTGTGGGATGGCTATTTTTAGCTTGACCTTAGCAGTGTGGGATGGCTATTTTTAGCTTGACCTTAGCAGTGTGGGATGGCTATTTTTAGCTTGACCTTAGCAGTGTGGGATGGCTATTTTTAGCTTGACCTTAGCAGTGTGGGATGGCTATTTCTGGCGTGACCTTACCTGTGTGGGATGGCTATTTTTAGCCTGACCTTACCTGTGTGGGATGGCTATTTTTAGCATGACCTTACCTGTGTGGGATGGCTATTTTTAGCATGACCTTACCTGTGTGGGATGGCTATTTTTAGCCTGACCTTACCTGTGTGGGATGGCTATTTTTAGCATGACCTTACCTGTGTGGGATGGCTATTTTAGCATGACCTTACCTGTGTGGGATGGCTATTTTTAGCTTGACCTTACCTGTGTAGGATGGCTATTTTTAGCATGACCTCACCTGTGTGGGATGGCTATTTTTAGCGTGTCCTTGATGAGCGGCGACTGTGAGCTGAAGGTCACCACGCACAGGTGCAGGCTGGAGTCCAGACACGCAGCGATGAAGTACTTGAAGCACGGCCGCACGTGTTTGGCCAGCTTGCTGGGCCCGTCTTCCCAGCATCCCTTGGTGTGCACGGTGATGATGGTTCGGTCCCAGTCCAGCGCCACCAGCCGGACCCCCGCGGTCCGAAGCTTCTGTACAATactagaaaagaaaatttacaGGTCTTAgaggcaaatgtgcagatgttgacaacCTGGCACACCAAATCCGGTGTTTTGGGCACCCTTTTTTTACAGCTTAGCCgcgaggctcggtgggcgtgaATCCACCGTCGTGGTGGGTATATCAtgttaagtgcttttcccaCGGGCATAAggtcggggcatggcgagtatcaaACTAAGGACCTACTGATTCCAATTCCAatgctctagccgttgcgccacacccCCCCCACAATGTACAGTGTACAATGCTTGGCACGGAAAGAACCGAAGAAAGGCAAGACTTAGCGTGAAAGTTTTCTGAGAGCCTGGTGTAGCAGAGGCAGGGTCACTcagtatattatatatatatttcagtaGCCTTGACCTTTGATCCCTTAGACATATTAGTGATATTTCCCATCTTTTGACATATTCATGTTAACATTTATTTTACACATGTCGTCTGCTCCTAGcatgagggcctgcatgcctatTTCCACAAACACATTTGATTTACTGTCAAGTGTTggcaggacccccatgcagaccccctgATGTCAGTCACAGAGATCACTGACGAAGCGGCAACAATCCAGAACCCAGCAGTACAGGTACAAGGGTTTCAATCCTTTCATGTCCCTgatgttgtgccattgggaaaggcactgaacatgactttccttacttcaTTTTATTGCAGGTACTAGTAGAGACATCCCTTTGGCATTAAAATAAGGACCATACCATAAGCATAATGATTAACATATGATGATTGCAGGTACTAAAACAAAGAAGACATCCAAGTCTTTTTGACTCTGAATGAAAACAACTGAAAAATGAaaagcccctgcagtttcaaataAAGCTGCAAGAGGGCCCCAACTCATATcgcttcttggcaaaggtaatacaAACCTTACTATTGTTATTAtcgttattgggtgggccaactactctttcttcgcagccaggggctgattTTATTGCGAGGGAGTTACAATGGAGTGAATAGACAGGTGTAAATttcaagggtctggagtgagctgcTATTTGGTgccaggtgacctcaatatacGAAAGCAATTGCCCCAGCTCCCATGTGCGGTTATGGGACTACATAGGTTTGAATAACTCCcatcgggaaggacccctactcttttcgtgTAGTGtgatctttaacgtgctcaaggtaGCTCTTCTccaacacaggacctccatttaacgtcctatcaaAAGGACagtcctagccgaagctaggtactcattttcacctgagtgaagtgaggaaaatcgtgtcaagtgccattcccaagggcataacTTCGGAACAAATCAGCAGTATCGGACCTgttacctctggggtctgggtcaaacaccttaccgaCAGCGCCACACGATGCCACGTGACAGGTAACAAAGTAAGCAAGTACAGCAAGAGCTGTGGGTGGTGATAAATACTgatcttgggggggggggggtgtagttATGGTCATATCAAGGGGACAGTTAGCAATATTTcagtacatgtaaaaaaaatccattcaCAATAAGATTTCTTTTGCAATATGTAGGAAGACACATTCGGGCAATTTtgagtctcttactgtcatgtCTATAAGTCACTCAGGGCCAAGCCTTGTGGCCTTCTGTTTACACTAATTTTAGCTTGACCTTCTTGTAGGCTATCATATGTAGCAAACACGAGACGTTTGACTGACAATATATACGGCAAACGATACCAGAAGGAATCAGAGCAACTTTCCGCTCTGACAACcatcttcttctcttctttgaGTTGACTCTTACATAAAACTGTTTATGGTCGAGGTGTGGGTTTGGGGATTTATAATTTTATCATACTAAGAAGTTACAGAAGCACATATAAGCACTTCAATCTCACTTGGGGTATTAGCTACTAAAAATTGCGGTCTGGAGAGGTTCAAGGACGTCTTATAGTTCAAGGACGCGTCGGACATTCTGCGGTTGTGGTTGCTGCGCCGTCTGAATGTCAAGTTCGCCGGGAAAACCCGGAGGAATCTTTTACTCCTGACCGCAAACCTCCGGAGGTGTGGCCGGGCGACCTTACCCACCTCCCCCGCGCCACACACGGCCGGGTTCCCGCCGAACAGGCACACTTACCTCCGCGCCATCTCCTTCTGACTCTTACTGGAGCTCCCACCGCTCATTCTGCAGCTGCTAGTCTGACAAGGAGGTGAGAAATTACGGCAAAATCGGGGAGAAAAGCGACAAAAAGCGACTTGTGTTCCACCTCATGACGAACTAGGCTGGGAAGGGGCCTCGGACAGGCCGGATGGGAAGGGTTGGCCTCCGCGAAACTATTTTATGCCTGCTATCTCGTCTTCACGACTCTCCAAACCTGGTAGTTATGGCCACTACGCTAAGAACATTCACATTAAGTACTTTATTATAAAATTTTATAAGATATCTTATTATTTGTCAGCCAAATGAATCGAAGAAAATGTCTGTGAGAGTTTACTCTTTTACAAGGCACTATTTCATAATGAACACCCGCAAGAAGTTTCCATTACCTTTAACCTTTGACGCCTGATTACCATCATCAAAACACACGTGTGTTATCAGGAAGAACACGTCACGCGTGACGTAAGGATTGACTTTGAACCCCTCAGAGTTAATCTATAAGCCTGCAAGAGGAGACTGTGGTAGATTGATACAGACTAAATCTATATTACTTACTTGCAATAGTTGGTCATTTTTcaattactgttttttttttttaaattaattaCATGGCCAAGGTTGACTCTCTTTTGAAAGTTTCTTCGATATCATAGACGCTTGGCACCATATTCTTTGTGCAATTGATAAAATTTAATTTCGAACTGAACATGAGCATTTCGTTTTTGCGCAAACAAGTATTTCATATCAATTCTAGTTTGAACGATAATGTTATTCAActttaggccacgttgatttgattatatggatggcatccacgctcgcaccaatttttggccatttccacacaaaaaaagttttcgaccacacaaattgtgcaaagcagctgtaaaacgagcacaaatattccctagattgaaaaaaaagtatcagaaaacagataactaatgccatatatagaatgccaaaatgaatctaaagtcaaagaataagatgtgaaaggacggaaagaaaaaaaatctattgttggttgggggaggtaccagtacagaaaattcaggtccagaggatcatggtataccatactatgtgtgtttagtcctatgttcaaccttcctggccactttgatttcatagtgaaggcaactttatttttttttggccaaacttttttttttattcgctcgctcgcatcagttttggagttcccggaggatgtcatccatataatcaaatcaacatggccttagtaaaaaaatacacatttgaATGAAATCAAATAGAACATTATCACATAATGTTCTTCATAATATAGTAATTTCTTTTATATCATGCTATTTTTAGAATGGTAGATAATTTCACATCAACAGCATCTACAAGTTTCATGATACCGTGCATTAAAAAAACTCGAAGCAAACACCCCTATTCACCTAATGTGGTCATCCTGACGTCacttttccaagatggcggccgtacACCCGGAAGTCACGCCCCCTCCTCGAACAAGTTCGAACTAGCCGAAGTCGACAAAACTGTTTCATCTGACCTGCGTTTCTGAAGACGTGGAACGACTTTCCCGGTCGTCTGTCTCTCCAAACACACCAAGTCAAAGGATCCCTACGCAAGAACTTTTTAGTAGTTCGTGGGGACGTCACACAACAAACTTGACGACCTCTATTGTGACGTACAGAAACTTGGGAAGTTCGTGAACTGTAGTTTGGATATTCGCACCGCCATCATGGCCCTGAGCAAGCCCAGCAGCCTGGACCCTGTCTACACCCCAGGTACGGCTCGGGGCGCCAAACTGGCAGCTCTGCTGGTGGACGAGGGGACTTCGCTGGTCAGGAAGATATTTGAGGGTGAAGTCCAGAAAATGAGCCCTCCAAGTCTTCGCAAGCAGCTGAGAAGACACAAGAAATATCTGACTGGACTACGATATTTGAATTCTGGTCAGAGGAAGACATTGTATCCATCCAGCGGCGATATTCCAAATACTCCACATGCGTTTGACATTAATCTGTTAGAACTCCTCTTGAAAGAAATCCCGTGGTTAGAGTTGGGTAAGGATACACCGTACTCAGCCGAACGGGACAGGCTCCGGCGTTTCAGAAACGCGAATCACGGGCACAGACCATGCACAAACCTGTCTAAAGAAGACTTTAACAGACTTTGGGAGGAACTTACTGAAATCCTGATCGCCCTGGGCGGGGACAGAGACGATATTTCAGCGAGACTCAACCAGAGCATCGACCCGGAACAGGAAACGATGTACTTCAGCTTGCTTGAGAAGCAGTACAAGGAAGACATGGAACTCAAAGAGATTCTCCTGGCTCAAGGAGAGAGTCTAAAAAAATGGCAAGAAGAAGTTTTGGATCAAGGAAAGAGCCTGCTAGTGGGGCAAGAAACACTCTTGGCTCAAGGGGTTGGTCTGAAAGTTGGGCAAGACCAACTTTTAGCCCAAGGAGCAAATCTGACAAATCAAGGTGACTGTCTTAAAAGAGGACAAGATCATCTTTCAGCTCAAGGCGAAAGTCTCAAGAAGGGACAAGAGACAATTTTGGCCCAAGGAGAAAGACAGATGAAATGGCAAGACCGACTTTTGGCCCAGGGAGAAAGTCAGATAAGGAGACAAGAAGAACTTCTACATCAAGGTGAAAGTCTCGAGAAGGGACAAGAGACAATTTTGGCCCAAGGACAAAGCCAGAAAAAAGGTCAAGAAGAAATCTTGGAGGAGTTGAGAAAGTTGCCAGAGAAAGTCCGTGATGCCCAGAGCCCAGGAACAGATTCGGGGCAACCTGAAGACTCAACTTCCAGGACAGGTAAGTCTGAATTAAACTCTAGATTTGATAGGAAACACACACACGGGGCCTTTAAAAAACAGACACTTGTTACTCTAACGTGGTCTCCCCTTTTGGTAGGGTAGCGCAGATTGAATAAAGTTTTGTCATATTTGTCATGCTACTACGAACAGTACATGAATAATAGCTGTGTTGCAAATCTGCAGTATGATAAAAGTCtaaaaaaatatctttaaacGATGCAGGTTTGGCTGATgcacctgatgacgtcatttcctgccTGAAGGACCTGTACGCCACAGAGTATGCGCATGTGCGGCCCCTACCGTGGTGCGAAGACCTCAACCTGCATCTTGGAGAAGTCTACACAAGCCTGCAGCTGCAGCAAAGGGACGGTAGGGGGAACTTTAAGGACACAGACAGCATCGTAAGCCTAGCAGACATTTTCAATGCAATGGAAGGTGAAGGTAGTCAAGTTAGTGTTAGATCAAACGTCAGAAAAGTAAGGGTAGAGGGAAACCCTGGCATTGGGAAGTCGTGCTCTTGTCAGAAGCTTGCCTATGATTGGTCCTGTGGGAAACTGGACAGGTTTAAGGTCGTGTTCTTTCTGGAAATGCGACACTTAGCTGGAACTGTAAAAGATGCTATTTTTGAGCAACTCCTACCAAAGGACACAAAAACCACTCCGGACCAGCTCTGGACCTACATCCAAGAGAATCAGGATGATGTTCTCTTCATCCTAGACGGTCTAGATGAGCTCAGTCAGTCAGCTAGGGAAGTCACAGATGTGGTGGACTTGATTCAGGGTAAAATCCTCAGGAACTGCCATGTCCTGGTGACCTCCAGGCCGTACCAGTGTGTCAAAGATCTCGAGAAATGTCACCAGTTCTACAAAATCGTAGGCTATAGTAGAAAGAACGCAATGGCATTCATATATAAGTACTTTGCCGAATCCCCGGCGTCTGCCGCAAAACTTGTGGAACAACTCAATAGTTACATGCATCTGCCCGAAGTAGTTTTTACTATCAACAAGTTGGAAGAGGAATTGCTTGCAAGTAAATTGAGTCTGTCAGAACTATTGGCTAATCCTCTTAGCAACCTGCTCATTTGTGTTGTTTGGGAAGATAACAACAGACAGTTGCCTTCTAGCAAAGCGGAACTTTATGAAATGATTGTTTTGTCCATTGCCAAGCGATTCTGTTCAAAGAAAACCCTTCCGATGGAAGGTGACCAACTTCCTCCCAAGATAGAAGAAGCTTTGCGAGGCCTAGAAAAACTGTCTTGGGAGGGACTAGAGCAGGAGCAGCTCCAGTTTAGCATAGATGAGATCACAAAGAAGTATGACACAACTGCCGATAACATGTTGAACATGGGTCTCCTGACTAGAGATAACTCTTTCGCCAGAATCAAACGCACCTGCTACTGCTCCTTTCTGCACAAAACATTTCAGGAATACATGGCTGCCCGTTATATCAGTGGCATAGTCACGGATGAAAGCAGTAGAGATGTGGGGATGGCATGCATTCGTAGTTTGTTGGGTTTGACAAAGGCTGACATGGTCACGGAAGGAACTAACAAAGAGGAGGCAATTACATGTCTTCGTGGTTTGTTTGGTTTAAGAAAGGCACCGGACATTGATACGAAACTGATTTTAAAGTGTCGCCGTAAACACAGGGAGATTCAAAACTGGCTACCTTTGATCCTGGGTGAGAAGGCAGACCCACTGTTTGACATGTTTGCAGAGGAGCTAAAGAAAGCCCAAACTGATGAGGACAGGGAAGTTTTGTCGTTTGTGTGTATTATGTTGCTTGGGAAAGCTGCTGCAGGTGGTAAAATGGCTGAGATTGTGGCTCCTTGTCTGCCCCAGCACCTAACTAACAACCTGGGTGATTTGAGTGAACAATATGATCATCATATCTATTGGTTTGTAGGGTTGACACACGTACTCACCTGTCAGAAGAAACTCCGTGCAAGTAACAATCCAAGGCTGATACAGCATCTGACAGTTAATTGCGGCCATATAACTGCCAGTTCTTCAGAACAAGAGAAACTTGACTTGTTGGAAAACACATTGTCAGATTATGGCAAGATACGCTCTGTGACGTTACTTGATGCTGGCTGTGTTAGTAGGGCTGTCCACCATAACTTCTCACCACTGCGCACATTCATACCTCGGTGTGGAACAGAAAGTGTGACCATTTGTATCAACCCCTATGATACATTATATCTGTCACTGTCAAGTTCGTTGGAACAGCTTTCAAAGGCACCAATGGTAGAGCAAATCAGAATCTCCGTAGGTTGTGTCATTAGACATATTGACGAGCCTGAAGCGGACTTCTCAGAATATGACAGGTTGTTGGCCCACGTTATTAGTAGGCAGAGCTGTCTCAGGTCAATAAGGCTAAAGGTAACAGGATGGTCTCGTGGGAATTCTGAAATCAGGGGGTTCGGTAACCTAGCAGCAACCCTGCAGAGCATCTCACAACACTCACGTCTCCAAGACGTTGAATTTGAGCTTCCAAGGAACGATCATGTAGTTTTTTCCGAAGATACAAGGTTTGACAATGAGATGGTTTGTATGGTTAACAATGTGCCCTTAATAAAATACAAAGCACATGAAACAGTTAATGTCGAGCCAATGGTGTACAATCTCACAGAATGCTTAAAGAAAAACAAGGTGCTGAAGACAATGTCGCTTAGGTGGAGACTTGGTAAAGTTCAGAGTATGACAAGCAAAATTTATCATGGAGTCTGCAGCCATCAGTCCGTCTCCAACCTGTGTTTAGCGATCCGGAGAAACCGAACTCTGAAGTCGTTGGTGATTGATGGTATGTTTGCGCACGGCCAATTGCAACCAAGGCGCAAGGCGAGGGTGGTAGCGAAGCTGATGCGTCATAAACCTAGCAACTACGAGGAACTAAGAATCACCATAGTTAGACGTCTACGTCCGTCTCGTAATGACTTCGTCACGTTTCCTCATATATAATTTCTTGGGTATACAGAGCGACAGAACAGGTGGAAATGGCAGTGGACCTTCACCCGAACAGTAGAAGCCTTCGCACTCGCTCTAGAGAGCACAAATCATTTCTGTCAATCTTTTCTCGCAAATAATACCATCGAAAATGTCTTTAACAGCAGCATAACCAAGTGAAGTTACCACACGTGCCTTTGATATGCTGTACCACTGCAAACACATCATActaagacatgtacatgtcagaGGAAATCACCTCTTTGTTGGAAAAGAAAGAAGGGTGATACATGATGCTATGTATATATTGGCTAGTGATTGTGACAAGTCCCAGTTATGAGCTAGTAATTAGCAAGTTCCGGTTAGATAGCATGAAGGTGCCAAGTAAGTCAAGCAAAATGTTTCGGATTTGCCCTCAAATGTATCTACCATGAAGTTTGTGTCGAGGTTTTATATGAACTTATATTTTATATAAGTGAATATATTTGGTAAAACAGAAACGTCCATATCTGACAAGAGCACGACATGAACATTCCCACCTTCTGTTGATATTACAAAACTTCCCTAAAATACTATGTATCCCATTTAGATGTTTCTGCCTCCACATTGTAATAAGTTGAGCATTTGTTAATTAGTGGATATGTCATTAACATATTTAAGCTGATGTGAGCTAAGATGAGTGTAAAATAACATTCCTGTAACAAAACAAACTATTGTAAACTCAGAtagaaacatgaaaacaaaattacacCATATTTTGGCGTGTCCCTAAAGAAGATAACGATGCAAACGTTTGAATGTATAGAAACTCATTGTGGTGTGTTACAGCAATTGCAATACATCGTACTCCATTATGCAGAATATGTGTTGGATAGCATAATCACGTTCTTGTTTTTGGCTTCTTTACAAGTTTATTTACAGCAGCATTGGTATAGGCATAAATAGCATCAAATATAATGTTGTAATATCTGTTGCATCGATGTGAGTTCAAACAAGTGTGATTCCTGTACAAGAGCAAAAGGGAACAACAGAATATTCCCACCAGAATTGCACCATATTtctgtatgtaacgttaggtatagaagatgaagatgaaaatATTTGTATATACGTACAGAAGTTGAACATACAATTAGAGACATTCCACTTGATAATGCAACAATTTTGTATACAGTCAAGCGTCTAAGGTGACTGATTTTCACCTAATACTAACTAGTGCTGTTGACTGCAAATATACCAATGTTATGTTGAACATGTATTGGTTCGATATATAGTGCTAATGACAACGTTGTTTATTGTACAAACGATGACAGTATGGACTATTTGATGGTCAAGAACAGAGGTCTGTAAAAACagcaaatggaaaatatgtGGAATTTCAATGAACATATCAATGAACCAAGTTGAAATTGCGATGTTATTATAATTAAGCTGTCATATGTTT
Proteins encoded in this window:
- the LOC118421712 gene encoding uncharacterized protein LOC118421712; translation: MALSKPSSLDPVYTPGTARGAKLAALLVDEGTSLVRKIFEGEVQKMSPPSLRKQLRRHKKYLTGLRYLNSGQRKTLYPSSGDIPNTPHAFDINLLELLLKEIPWLELGKDTPYSAERDRLRRFRNANHGHRPCTNLSKEDFNRLWEELTEILIALGGDRDDISARLNQSIDPEQETMYFSLLEKQYKEDMELKEILLAQGESLKKWQEEVLDQGKSLLVGQETLLAQGVGLKVGQDQLLAQGANLTNQGDCLKRGQDHLSAQGESLKKGQETILAQGERQMKWQDRLLAQGESQIRRQEELLHQGESLEKGQETILAQGQSQKKGQEEILEELRKLPEKVRDAQSPGTDSGQPEDSTSRTGLADAPDDVISCLKDLYATEYAHVRPLPWCEDLNLHLGEVYTSLQLQQRDGRGNFKDTDSIVSLADIFNAMEGEGSQVSVRSNVRKVRVEGNPGIGKSCSCQKLAYDWSCGKLDRFKVVFFLEMRHLAGTVKDAIFEQLLPKDTKTTPDQLWTYIQENQDDVLFILDGLDELSQSAREVTDVVDLIQGKILRNCHVLVTSRPYQCVKDLEKCHQFYKIVGYSRKNAMAFIYKYFAESPASAAKLVEQLNSYMHLPEVVFTINKLEEELLASKLSLSELLANPLSNLLICVVWEDNNRQLPSSKAELYEMIVLSIAKRFCSKKTLPMEGDQLPPKIEEALRGLEKLSWEGLEQEQLQFSIDEITKKYDTTADNMLNMGLLTRDNSFARIKRTCYCSFLHKTFQEYMAARYISGIVTDESSRDVGMACIRSLLGLTKADMVTEGTNKEEAITCLRGLFGLRKAPDIDTKLILKCRRKHREIQNWLPLILGEKADPLFDMFAEELKKAQTDEDREVLSFVCIMLLGKAAAGGKMAEIVAPCLPQHLTNNLGDLSEQYDHHIYWFVGLTHVLTCQKKLRASNNPRLIQHLTVNCGHITASSSEQEKLDLLENTLSDYGKIRSVTLLDAGCVSRAVHHNFSPLRTFIPRCGTESVTICINPYDTLYLSLSSSLEQLSKAPMVEQIRISVGCVIRHIDEPEADFSEYDRLLAHVISRQSCLRSIRLKVTGWSRGNSEIRGFGNLAATLQSISQHSRLQDVEFELPRNDHVVFSEDTRFDNEMVCMVNNVPLIKYKAHETVNVEPMVYNLTECLKKNKVLKTMSLRWRLGKVQSMTSKIYHGVCSHQSVSNLCLAIRRNRTLKSLVIDGMFAHGQLQPRRKARVVAKLMRHKPSNYEELRITIVRRLRPSRNDFVTFPHI